A segment of the Natrinema salaciae genome:
ATCTTCTCCCGACCGGTGTAGGCCCGTGCCAGCCGCGTCGCGTGCATGACCGACTCGGTCCCGCTGTTGGTAAAGCGAACCCGCTCGATCGCGTCCCAGCGGTCGATCAGCGGTTCGGCCGCGAACTCGATCAGTTCGTTCGGGCGGGTGTACAGCGTCCCGCGGTCGATCTGCTCGATCACGCCCGCCGATAGTTTCGGATGCGTGTGCCCGACGAGCTGCGTTCCGTTGTTGAGCGCGAAGTCGAGGTACTCGTTCCCGTCGACGTCGTAGAGAGACGCCCCCGCCGCGCGGTCCGCGTGAACTGGGTAGGGGTCGTACGCTCGGAACGTGCTACAGACGCCGGCCGGGACCAGTTCCCGGAGATCGTCGGCCATGGCCGCCGAATTCGGCGTCCGTTCTCGATAGCGATCGTACTCCCTCGAGAGCAGTTCTTCCGCCAGCGCGTCGGTGGTCGATATCGGATTGTCCATCGGATATACCGGAATTGTATTTCCGGTCTGTACGTCGAGTCAGTGCGAGAGGTAATAAATCTACTTGCCCAAACAGGCGAATATCTCGACGAGGACCCCTCATAACTGGTGGCGCTGCGCGATCGGCGTGCCACCACCGTCTAAAATACGGAACTGTCTTTCCGGTCGGTGGCGGCGGTCGCGAGCCCCGTCTTCGGGAATCCCGGAGGCGGCGTTCACGACCGTACCGACGCTGCGAGCGTCCAGGTGGTGCCAGCCGGCGAGAGCTTTTTCCGGACCAACGACTACTATCGGAGCATGAGTACACGAGCGGGCGCGAACGACGGGGCGTTCTGGGGGGACGCTGACGACGACGTCGCGCTCGACCGCTATCGGACGCTCGTCAACACGATCGACGACGGGATCTACCAGCTCGACGCCGACGGACGCTTCGTCGCCGTCAACGACGTCATCGTCGAGGCGACCGGCTATTCGCGCGACGACCTCCTCGGCGAGCACGTCTCGTTCGTGGTCGACGACGCCGACGCCGGCCGCATCGAGCGCGAACTCGCGAACCGGATCGACGCGAACGACGACGTCGCGACGTTCGAACTCGCCGTCCGAACGGCCGACGGCGAGACGATCCCCTTCGAGGCACGGATCAACCTCCTGATGGAAGACGGCGAGTTTCGGGGGTCCATCGGCGTCGCCCGCGACCGCTCCGAGAAACGGTACCGACGGGAAACGCTCGCATCGGCGGCGTCGTACGAGTCGATCACGAGCATCATCGACAACGCCGATATCGGTGTCATGGTCCTCGACGAGTCGTTCGAAATCGAGTGGGCCGACGCGACCATCGAGCAGTATTTCGGTCTCGACCGGTCGGCTCTCATCGGCCGGAGCCACCGCGAGGTCGTCGACGACACCCTCAAGAACCGGTTCGACGATCCCGAGTCGTTCGCGGAGACGGTCCTGTCCGCGTACGACGACGATCGCGACGTCGATCGCTTCGAGTGTCACGTCGTGGCACCCTCGAGCGACCTCGAGGACCGATGGGTGAAATACCAGAGCAAGCCGATCGAGTCGGGGACGTTCGCCGGCGGCCGGGTCGAGCTCTACTACGACATCACCGATCAGAAGCAGTCCGAAGACGCCCTGCAGGAGAGCGAAGAGGAGTTCCAGTCGCTGGTCGACGCCGTCGAGGAGTACGCCATCTTCCGGCTGGACACGACGGGTCGGGTCACCAGCTGGAACAGAGGCGCGCGGAAGATCAAGGGATACGACCGCGAGGAGATCGTCGGCGACCACTTCTCGCGGTTCTACACCGACGACGACCGAGCGGCGAACGTCCCCGAGCGCAACCTCGAGCGGGCCCTCGAGAACGGGTCGACCGAGGACGAGGGATGGCGCGTCCGCGAGGACGGCACGCGGTTCTGGGCGAACGTCACGATCACAGCCGTCCGCGACGACGACGGTACCCATCGGGGCTACCTGAAAGTGACCCGTGATATGACGGATCGGCGAGCACGCGAGCAGGAACTCGAGACCGAGCTCCAGCGCATCCTCGGCAGGATCTCCGACGCCTTCTACGCGGTCGACGACGAGTTCCGGCTCACCCACGTCAACGAGCGCGCCGCGGAACTCCTGCAACGTCCCGAGGAGGAACTGCTCGGGGAGGTCGTCTGGGACGTGTTTCCGGATCTTCGCGAGCTCGAGACCGTCTGGGACGCCTTCCACACGGCGCTGAAAACGCAGGAGCCGACCAGCTACGAGCTCTACTACGACACGCTCGACTTCCACGTCGAGGCGAACCTCTACCCCTCCGAGACCGGCATCTCGGTGTACTTCCGCGACGTCACCGAGCGCAGGGAACGCGAGCGCGAACTCGAGCAGACGGAGCGGCGCTTCGAAGCCATCTTCGAGGATCCGAACATCCTCGTCGGCCTGCTCGAGCCCGACGGGACGGTCCTCGACATCAATCAGACGGCGATGGAGTACATCGACGCCGACCTCGAGGACGTGGTCGGCGACCAGTTCTGTAAGACCCCCTGGTGGAGCGAGGGCGTGCAGCCCGACGTCAGACGGTGGACCGAGCGCGCGGCGGCCGGCGAGTACGTCAACTTCGAAACCGACCTCACTCGGCCGGACGGCGAGCGGTACACGCTCAACGGCGTCTTCAGACCGGTCACGAACGACGACGGCGAGGTCGTCTCGCTCATCGTCTCGGACCGCGACGTCACCGAGCGAAAGAAGCGCGAACGCGAACTCGAGGAGTCCGAACAGCGGTACCGCACCCTCGCGGAGCACTTCCCGAACGGCATCGTCACCCTGTTCGACCACGACCTCGAGTACACGCTGGCGGCGGGGCAGGGCTTCGATAAGATCCCGCCGGAGCCGGCCGACATCGAGGGGAAGTGCTTCACCGACGCCTGGCCGACGGAGACGAGCGACGCGCTCGAACCGGCGCTCCATGACGCCCTCGAGGGCGAGGAGCGGTCGGTCGAACTCGAGTACGCCGGTCGAGAGTGGGTGCTGTATTCGGTCCCGATCACCGACAACCGGGGCGACGTCTTCGCCGGGGTGACGATGGCCCACGACATCACCGAACGAAAGGAGTATCAACGGAAGCTCGAGGAGACCATCGATCGGCTCGAGGAGTCCAACAAGCGGTTAGAGCAGTTCGCCTACGCGGCGAGCCACGACCTGCAGGAGCCCCTGCGGATGGTCTCGAGTTACCTCCGGCTCATCGAGAGCCGCTACGCCGATGCCCTCGACGCGGACGGCGAGGAGTTCCTCTCGTTCGCCGTCGAGGGTGCCGACCGGATGCGCAGGATGATCGAGGGGCTACTGACCTACTCGCGGGTCGAGACCCAGGGCGAGCCGCTCGAACCGGTCGATCTCGACTCGGTCCTCGAGGGCGTGCTGGCGGATTTACAGCTGCAGATCGAGGAGACGAACGCCGAGCTCGCGGTCGAGGACCTCCCCCGCGTCGAGGGCGACGCGGACCAGCTTCGGCAGGTGTTTCAGAACCTGCTCGCGAACGCGATCGAGTACAGCGGCGACGAACCGCCACGGATCGCCGTCGACGCCGAACGCAGGGGCGACCAGTGGGTGATCTCGGTCCGCGACGAGGGAATCGGGATCGATCCCGACGACCAGGGCCGCGTGTTCGAAGTCTTCCAGCGGCTGCACAGTCGCGAGGAACACCCCGGCACCGGGATCGGGCTGGCGCTCTGTCAGCGGATTCTCGAACGTCACGGCGGGGATATCTGGGTCGAGTCGGAGCCCGGCGAGGGGGCGACGTTCTCCCTGACGCTTCCCGCGGTCGGGGAGTCCGCCCGCTGAACCGATCGGTATCACCGCCCCGTCGCACGGTTGCTATCGCTCACCGCCACGGTCGATCGCAGACCCGACAGCGGACAGTCACGGCCAGCAGTACGGCTGCGCACGGATCGGCCGCGAGGGAGGAAGCGACCGCCGTCTCGGCGGGCGATCGACGAATTGTAAGGTAGCTTATAGTCGTCTGACGTACGTTTATGTGGCCGGACGGACCCCTAGTTGATATGTCGAACAACCGCGTCGAGCAGCTCGAATCGACGGTTGCGGAACTCGAGTCGACGGTAGAGGGCCTGACGGACGAACTCATCGAGGCGAAAGAGCGGATCCGCGTCCTCGAGGCCGAACTCGACGCCGACACGCCGACGCGCGTCCCCGAGCGACGGAACGGGGAAACCGGGACGGCGGCGACCGGCGGGAACGAAACGCCCGAAGCCGAACCCGACGAAGTCGCCGAAGCGGCGGCCGACGCCGACACCGAGGAGGCCACCGGCGACGAAGCGGAAGACTCAGGTAGCGACGACATTATCGTCGCATAACTGCGGACGACGCCGCGATTCGGGGAGTACTGAGACACGGTGGGCCCCGAGCAGCCGACCGTAGCGGTACGGAGGTTTCGCAACGAGAATGTACATCAAGTCGATCGTCCTCGACAAGTTCAAGAGCTTCGGCAGGAAGACGAAGATTCCGTTCTACGAGGACTTCACCGTCGTCACGGGGCCGAACGGCTCCGGGAAGTCGAACATCATC
Coding sequences within it:
- a CDS encoding DUF7518 family protein codes for the protein MSNNRVEQLESTVAELESTVEGLTDELIEAKERIRVLEAELDADTPTRVPERRNGETGTAATGGNETPEAEPDEVAEAAADADTEEATGDEAEDSGSDDIIVA
- a CDS encoding PAS domain-containing sensor histidine kinase, which gives rise to MSTRAGANDGAFWGDADDDVALDRYRTLVNTIDDGIYQLDADGRFVAVNDVIVEATGYSRDDLLGEHVSFVVDDADAGRIERELANRIDANDDVATFELAVRTADGETIPFEARINLLMEDGEFRGSIGVARDRSEKRYRRETLASAASYESITSIIDNADIGVMVLDESFEIEWADATIEQYFGLDRSALIGRSHREVVDDTLKNRFDDPESFAETVLSAYDDDRDVDRFECHVVAPSSDLEDRWVKYQSKPIESGTFAGGRVELYYDITDQKQSEDALQESEEEFQSLVDAVEEYAIFRLDTTGRVTSWNRGARKIKGYDREEIVGDHFSRFYTDDDRAANVPERNLERALENGSTEDEGWRVREDGTRFWANVTITAVRDDDGTHRGYLKVTRDMTDRRAREQELETELQRILGRISDAFYAVDDEFRLTHVNERAAELLQRPEEELLGEVVWDVFPDLRELETVWDAFHTALKTQEPTSYELYYDTLDFHVEANLYPSETGISVYFRDVTERRERERELEQTERRFEAIFEDPNILVGLLEPDGTVLDINQTAMEYIDADLEDVVGDQFCKTPWWSEGVQPDVRRWTERAAAGEYVNFETDLTRPDGERYTLNGVFRPVTNDDGEVVSLIVSDRDVTERKKRERELEESEQRYRTLAEHFPNGIVTLFDHDLEYTLAAGQGFDKIPPEPADIEGKCFTDAWPTETSDALEPALHDALEGEERSVELEYAGREWVLYSVPITDNRGDVFAGVTMAHDITERKEYQRKLEETIDRLEESNKRLEQFAYAASHDLQEPLRMVSSYLRLIESRYADALDADGEEFLSFAVEGADRMRRMIEGLLTYSRVETQGEPLEPVDLDSVLEGVLADLQLQIEETNAELAVEDLPRVEGDADQLRQVFQNLLANAIEYSGDEPPRIAVDAERRGDQWVISVRDEGIGIDPDDQGRVFEVFQRLHSREEHPGTGIGLALCQRILERHGGDIWVESEPGEGATFSLTLPAVGESAR